From Chitinivibrionia bacterium, a single genomic window includes:
- the purK gene encoding 5-(carboxyamino)imidazole ribonucleotide synthase, giving the protein MKNKIIMPYKTIGIIGGGQLGRMMCLAAKAMGYYVAVLDPTPNCPCAQVADVEITANYDDMEAIKKLAEISDVITYEFENISYDALAYLEKHAYLPQGSEVLKISQHRFREKTAISNMGIPVPKFILINGVEDLEKNVFYPSVLKTTMGGYDGKGQAVLKSEADLPKAIAIAEKYECILEEFMPFSKEISVMVARSTQGETSVLPVAENEHKNNILHKTIVPARISPELEALALNHAHKIANELNAIGILAIEMFVVNDKIYINEIAPRPHNSGHYSMDACETGQFEQHIRAVCGLPLGDTHLHTPVVMVNILGDHLNMEQLDNLAPYMPLLKRGKLHLYGKAEGKIGRKMGHLNMLGDIDESLRETEISGIWK; this is encoded by the coding sequence TTATGCCTTACAAAACCATAGGAATTATCGGCGGCGGACAATTAGGCAGAATGATGTGTCTTGCGGCAAAAGCGATGGGATATTATGTAGCAGTGCTTGACCCGACCCCAAATTGCCCCTGCGCGCAAGTCGCCGACGTCGAAATAACGGCAAACTACGACGACATGGAAGCGATAAAAAAACTTGCCGAAATCAGCGACGTTATTACTTATGAATTTGAAAACATAAGCTACGACGCTCTCGCCTACCTCGAAAAACACGCATATCTTCCGCAAGGAAGCGAGGTGCTGAAAATCAGCCAGCATCGTTTCAGAGAAAAAACCGCAATAAGCAATATGGGCATTCCCGTGCCGAAATTTATTCTTATAAACGGCGTTGAGGACTTGGAAAAAAACGTTTTTTATCCGAGCGTGCTTAAAACTACTATGGGCGGCTACGACGGAAAAGGGCAGGCGGTGCTCAAATCCGAAGCCGACCTTCCCAAAGCAATAGCAATAGCCGAAAAATACGAGTGCATTTTGGAAGAATTTATGCCTTTTTCCAAAGAAATATCGGTAATGGTCGCACGAAGCACTCAGGGTGAAACGTCCGTTCTTCCCGTTGCCGAAAACGAGCACAAAAATAACATTTTGCACAAAACTATTGTTCCTGCGCGCATATCGCCCGAACTCGAAGCGCTTGCCCTGAACCACGCGCACAAAATAGCGAACGAGCTTAACGCTATCGGCATACTCGCGATAGAAATGTTTGTCGTAAACGATAAAATATACATCAACGAAATTGCGCCGCGCCCTCACAATTCGGGGCATTATTCGATGGACGCGTGCGAAACAGGGCAATTTGAACAGCACATAAGAGCTGTCTGCGGTCTGCCTTTGGGCGATACTCATTTGCATACGCCCGTTGTAATGGTAAATATTTTGGGCGACCATCTGAATATGGAGCAATTAGATAATCTTGCGCCGTATATGCCGCTTCTGAAAAGAGGAAAACTGCACCTTTACGGCAAAGCGGAGGGTAAAATCGGACGTAAAATGGGACATTTGAATATGCTTGGGGATATTGACGAGAGTTTGCGTGAAACAGAAATTAGTGGAATTTGGAAATAG
- a CDS encoding HDOD domain-containing protein yields the protein MIESTYVARQPILNGKGELWAYELLFRSCDPQGSANIVDATSATAQVLHNSTQIGVKNIIGNNKAFFNCNRDILLDDVVQILDRDVFVLEILEDVELDDVVVAAVKKLKEQNFIIALDDFVWDKENVDRANKVIDLIDIIKVDLMLTPREFWQKAAQYIKKNGKIALAEKVETAECFNECKKYGYDYFQGYFFAKPQVLQTQKISTTTITTMSLLDKVRSEKPTKEIEAEFKQSPELSLNLLKLINSSAFGLRNPISSLSHAIAMYGIKNLERWLMLLLYAQRESGGMKTDSPIFEHVIMRASAMENIAKLCPKSKNSTEKAFLVGLVSLMDTLFGVAIEEILKEFNFDEEINSAVLRHEGILGLILKTVSAYESDNPEVLKNSISELGITTEEFSTCIKNAFEQSHSHRNV from the coding sequence ATGATTGAGAGCACTTATGTAGCAAGACAACCAATTCTTAACGGGAAAGGCGAACTGTGGGCGTATGAATTACTGTTTCGCAGTTGCGACCCCCAAGGCAGCGCCAACATTGTTGACGCAACTTCGGCTACCGCGCAGGTTTTGCACAATTCAACGCAGATTGGCGTCAAAAATATCATCGGAAACAACAAGGCGTTTTTTAACTGTAATCGCGATATTCTTTTGGACGACGTCGTACAAATATTGGACAGAGATGTTTTTGTTCTGGAAATTTTAGAGGACGTAGAACTTGACGACGTCGTAGTTGCCGCAGTGAAAAAACTGAAAGAGCAGAATTTCATAATTGCTTTGGACGATTTTGTCTGGGACAAGGAAAACGTAGATAGAGCAAACAAAGTAATCGACTTGATAGACATAATAAAAGTTGATTTAATGTTAACGCCGAGAGAATTTTGGCAAAAAGCGGCACAGTATATAAAAAAGAACGGAAAAATCGCCCTTGCCGAAAAAGTAGAAACCGCGGAATGCTTTAACGAATGCAAAAAATACGGCTACGATTATTTTCAGGGTTATTTTTTCGCCAAACCTCAGGTATTGCAGACCCAAAAAATATCAACAACAACAATTACGACAATGAGTTTGCTCGACAAAGTCCGAAGCGAAAAGCCGACCAAAGAAATAGAAGCCGAATTTAAGCAGTCCCCCGAACTTTCGCTTAACTTGCTCAAACTTATAAATTCATCGGCGTTCGGTTTAAGAAATCCTATATCTTCGCTCTCGCACGCTATTGCAATGTACGGAATAAAAAATCTGGAAAGATGGCTTATGCTTTTACTCTACGCTCAGCGCGAAAGCGGCGGAATGAAAACCGATTCTCCGATTTTCGAGCACGTAATTATGCGAGCCTCCGCAATGGAAAACATAGCAAAACTCTGCCCAAAAAGCAAAAATTCAACAGAAAAAGCATTTCTTGTAGGGCTTGTAAGTTTGATGGACACGCTTTTTGGCGTAGCGATAGAAGAAATTCTGAAAGAATTTAATTTCGACGAAGAGATAAACAGCGCGGTTTTACGCCACGAAGGCATTCTCGGACTTATCCTGAAAACAGTATCGGCTTACGAAAGCGATAACCCCGAAGTGCTGAAAAATTCAATCTCCGAATTAGGAATTACCACCGAAGAATTTTCAACGTGTATAAAAAATGCTTTTGAGCAGAGCCATTCTCACAGGAATGTGTGA
- a CDS encoding PEGA domain-containing protein yields the protein MKKTVFWGLFLLILVPILIFARPREFIREYTYIASEQDSRVSARANATDQMRALLLQEIGQVVIAEQRLHTESRHNEFIYDNFSERITAIAAGMVRMEILNETWDGHRFFIRAKMEVNPSEVSQRANEVLLNTTEMRALENKNREIMRQVENLNREISGLRNRAQRNENFLFAEINEYRAQNTEYLGQINQLRRTNSELAARHNREIAQRDSIINLLNLQLAQLQGAQTQAPPQRPVIVERIVEREVRVPVQTAPVSPPQDEIVISTTPSGALVFVNDEFVGRTPYTHRNAPHARLSIRVRATGFEPHIWDINYTGGRRVLDKTFAAQTPPPPPAPEAPRPAPQPVREGISTITRQDVVSGESLMIIDTRGVGNHYINVSINRIFATRMQPNAMQNFVLRNGQHTIVLSYISRDGARWRTLDERTFNISVSPETTRILEVSANQNRIQNVETKNPPGQQFVQGNIIRVR from the coding sequence TTGAAAAAAACGGTGTTTTGGGGATTATTTTTACTGATATTGGTACCAATTTTAATTTTTGCCCGTCCGCGTGAGTTTATTCGCGAGTACACTTATATTGCGAGTGAGCAGGACAGTAGAGTTTCGGCGCGCGCCAACGCTACCGACCAAATGCGCGCGCTTTTGTTGCAGGAAATCGGTCAAGTGGTTATTGCAGAACAAAGATTGCATACGGAATCGCGCCATAACGAGTTTATTTACGATAATTTTTCAGAAAGAATTACCGCTATCGCCGCCGGTATGGTAAGAATGGAAATATTGAACGAGACCTGGGACGGACATCGTTTTTTTATCCGCGCAAAAATGGAGGTCAATCCTTCCGAAGTATCTCAAAGGGCGAACGAAGTATTGCTAAACACGACGGAAATGCGAGCTTTGGAAAATAAAAACCGAGAAATTATGCGGCAAGTCGAAAATCTTAACCGAGAAATTTCGGGCTTGAGAAACAGAGCGCAGAGAAATGAAAATTTTTTGTTTGCCGAAATTAACGAGTACAGAGCGCAAAACACTGAATATTTAGGACAAATCAATCAATTAAGGCGGACAAATTCCGAACTTGCGGCTAGGCATAACCGAGAAATAGCGCAAAGAGACAGTATAATAAATTTGCTGAATTTGCAATTAGCGCAGTTGCAGGGCGCGCAAACTCAAGCGCCGCCGCAAAGACCTGTTATTGTCGAACGAATTGTCGAAAGAGAAGTTCGCGTTCCTGTGCAAACTGCGCCTGTCTCACCGCCGCAAGACGAAATTGTGATTAGCACAACGCCGTCGGGCGCGCTGGTTTTTGTGAACGACGAATTTGTAGGAAGAACGCCTTACACTCACAGAAATGCGCCGCACGCAAGATTGTCGATAAGAGTGAGAGCAACGGGATTTGAGCCGCATATTTGGGATATAAACTACACAGGCGGAAGAAGAGTTTTGGATAAAACATTTGCCGCGCAAACTCCGCCTCCACCACCCGCGCCCGAAGCGCCCCGACCTGCTCCTCAGCCCGTTCGCGAGGGAATTTCAACAATAACGCGGCAAGACGTGGTATCGGGCGAATCGCTTATGATTATAGATACGAGAGGCGTGGGAAATCACTATATAAATGTGTCTATCAACAGAATTTTTGCAACTCGAATGCAACCGAATGCAATGCAAAATTTTGTTCTGAGAAACGGGCAACATACAATAGTTTTGTCTTACATTTCAAGAGACGGCGCAAGGTGGAGAACTTTAGATGAAAGAACGTTTAACATTTCGGTTTCTCCCGAAACTACAAGAATTTTAGAAGTCAGCGCAAATCAAAACAGAATTCAAAACGTAGAAACAAAAAATCCGCCCGGGCAACAATTCGTACAAGGAAATATCATTCGAGTGAGATAG